Proteins found in one Cellulomonas palmilytica genomic segment:
- a CDS encoding zinc-dependent metalloprotease — MSPDHSDPTPDQTPPWEQMLRALLGDRADEAIAEMRARGIDPEALGSAGALPTDPAAMQQVLAQVQSLFASGGDEPVNWQMAHDLARRQASVGGDPSLTPARTRQVLDALTVAELWLDAATELPPATAPARAWSRAEWVEATLPTWRTLTEPVASSLSTALVDALGGQLPDLEPGEDLDEQMRALGLPGGALPAGLAPGQLLRRLGSAVFGLQVGQAAGTLARDVFGTTDIGLPLLEVPAPVLVAANVDAFAEGLDAPVDEVRLFLALREAAATRLFTHVPWLRAHLLALVETYAREITIDVEQLEQAVGSIDPTDAEALQSALSSGVFAPQTTPAQQAALERLETALALVEGWVDEVSAAAALPHLPHSVALREMIRRRRAAGGPAEQTFATLVGLELRPRRLREAAALWAHIGRTEGGSAARDAVWDHPDLMPTAEDLDDPTGYARRRTAAADESADLDKALAEILGEEPPAEPQDS, encoded by the coding sequence AGGCCATCGCCGAGATGCGGGCGCGCGGGATCGACCCGGAGGCGCTCGGCTCCGCGGGTGCGCTGCCCACCGACCCGGCCGCGATGCAGCAGGTGCTCGCGCAGGTGCAGAGCCTGTTCGCGAGCGGCGGCGACGAACCCGTGAACTGGCAGATGGCGCACGACCTCGCGCGCCGGCAGGCATCCGTCGGCGGCGACCCGTCGCTCACGCCGGCCCGCACGCGCCAGGTGCTCGACGCGCTCACGGTCGCGGAGCTATGGCTCGACGCCGCGACCGAGCTGCCGCCCGCGACCGCCCCCGCCCGCGCCTGGAGCCGCGCCGAGTGGGTCGAGGCGACCCTGCCCACGTGGCGCACGCTCACCGAGCCCGTCGCGTCGTCGCTGTCGACCGCGCTCGTCGACGCGCTCGGCGGCCAGCTGCCCGACCTCGAGCCGGGCGAGGACCTCGACGAGCAGATGCGCGCGCTCGGGCTGCCCGGCGGCGCGCTGCCCGCGGGCCTCGCCCCCGGCCAGCTCCTGCGGCGCCTCGGCTCCGCGGTGTTCGGGCTGCAGGTCGGCCAGGCGGCCGGGACCCTCGCGCGCGACGTGTTCGGCACGACCGACATCGGGCTGCCGCTCCTCGAGGTGCCCGCGCCCGTGCTCGTCGCCGCGAACGTCGACGCGTTCGCCGAGGGCCTCGACGCCCCCGTCGACGAGGTCCGGCTGTTCCTCGCGCTGCGCGAGGCCGCCGCGACCCGCCTGTTCACGCACGTGCCGTGGCTGCGCGCGCACCTGCTCGCCCTGGTCGAGACGTACGCGCGCGAGATCACCATCGACGTCGAGCAGCTCGAGCAGGCGGTCGGCTCGATCGACCCCACGGACGCCGAGGCGCTGCAGAGCGCGCTGTCCAGCGGCGTGTTCGCACCGCAGACCACGCCCGCGCAGCAGGCCGCGCTCGAACGGCTGGAGACCGCGCTCGCGCTCGTCGAGGGCTGGGTCGACGAGGTGAGCGCCGCCGCCGCGCTCCCCCACCTGCCGCACTCCGTCGCGCTGCGCGAGATGATCCGCCGCCGCCGTGCCGCGGGCGGCCCCGCCGAGCAGACGTTCGCCACGCTCGTCGGGCTCGAGCTGCGGCCGCGCCGGCTGCGCGAGGCCGCAGCGCTGTGGGCGCACATCGGCCGCACCGAGGGCGGGTCCGCCGCGCGCGACGCCGTGTGGGACCACCCGGACCTCATGCCGACCGCGGAGGACCTCGACGACCCGACCGGCTACGCGCGCCGGCGCACCGCGGCGGCCGACGAGTCCGCCGATCTCGACAAGGCGCTCGCCGAGATCCTCGGCGAGGAGCCGCCGGCGGAGCCTCAGGACTCCTGA
- a CDS encoding YgjP-like metallopeptidase domain-containing protein → MHPTYDLSTIDGVDHEVEVRRSRRRVRTVTAWREDGRTVVAIPARFTRAQEKEWVRRMLTRLATQERRRRPSDDELVSRAAELSARYLQGRAVPTSVRWSANQGRRWGSCTPSDGSIRISDRVRGMPRWVIDYVLLHELVHLLHAGHGPEFWAELEAYPRTQRARGFLEGYAYREERGPQGTTPDDAGESGEVEAEVDVDEVADLEPDREADLDADLEADLESGQAAQES, encoded by the coding sequence GTGCACCCGACGTACGACCTGTCGACGATCGACGGGGTCGACCACGAGGTCGAGGTCCGTCGCTCGCGCAGGCGCGTGCGGACCGTCACGGCCTGGCGCGAGGATGGCCGGACGGTGGTGGCGATCCCCGCCCGGTTCACGCGCGCCCAGGAGAAGGAGTGGGTGCGCCGCATGCTCACGCGCCTCGCGACGCAGGAGCGCCGGCGCCGTCCGTCCGACGACGAGCTCGTGTCGCGTGCCGCGGAGCTGTCGGCCCGCTACCTGCAGGGGCGCGCGGTCCCGACGAGCGTGCGCTGGTCGGCGAACCAGGGGCGGCGCTGGGGCTCGTGCACGCCGTCGGACGGCTCGATCCGGATCTCCGACCGCGTGCGCGGCATGCCGCGCTGGGTGATCGACTACGTGCTCCTGCACGAGCTGGTCCACCTGCTGCACGCGGGGCACGGCCCGGAGTTCTGGGCGGAGCTCGAGGCGTACCCGCGCACGCAGCGCGCGCGGGGGTTCCTCGAGGGATACGCGTACCGCGAGGAGCGCGGACCGCAGGGGACGACGCCCGACGACGCGGGGGAGTCCGGCGAGGTCGAGGCCGAGGTCGACGTCGACGAGGTCGCCGACCTCGAGCCCGACCGCGAGGCCGATCTCGACGCCGATCTCGAGGCCGATCTCGAGAGTGGCCAGGCGGCTCAGGAGTCCTGA